A window of the Hordeum vulgare subsp. vulgare chromosome 5H, MorexV3_pseudomolecules_assembly, whole genome shotgun sequence genome harbors these coding sequences:
- the LOC123452792 gene encoding uncharacterized protein LOC123452792: MELFAHAKAVRLKSRHDKFLYADEDELHVTQDRNGSSPSARWTVEPVPHAPGAVRLRGRYGRYLAASTEPFLLGMTGRKVLQAAAAPGGRPDASVEWEPVRDGFQVRLKSRAGGVRGGGDKYLRANGGVPPWRNSVTHDVPHRTATQDWVLWDVEIVQVVTPGPATPAPEKAASAPPAALAPDSPPAPKLRPAPTPYEAHHRPTKSQTSPPPPDYAPPPPPPRAKPEPRLSKLESSDSFSAPLHKVEGRAIHYHIADDKGDVDDDIERRSFTFNGSNLEELTQKLQEETGIDDLIVCTRSPISGKLTPLLLQLPPNNAAMHIVLVRESSKVAKTFPWPYGS, from the exons ATGGAGCTGTTCGCGCACGCCAAGGCGGTGCGGCTCAAGAGCCGGCACGACAAGTTCCTGTACGCGGACGAGGACGAGCTGCACGTCACGCAGGACCGCAACGGCTCCTCCCCGAGCGCGCGCTGGACGGTGGAGCCCGTGCCGCACGCGCCCGGCGCGGTGCGCCTCCGCGGCAGGTACGGCCGCTACCTGGCCGCCTCCACCGAGCCGTTCCTGCTCGGCATGACGGGCCGCAAGGTGCTGCAGGCGGCCGCGGCCCCCGGGGGCCGCCCCGACGCGTCCGTCGAGTGGGAGCCCGTCCGCGACGGCTTCCAGGTCCGCCTCAAGTCCCGCGCCGGCGGCGTCCGCGGCGGAGGGGACAAGTACCTCCGCGCCAACGGGGGCGTCCCGCCCTGGCGCAACTCGGTCACCCACGACGTGCCGCACCGCACGGCCACGCAGGACTGGGTGCTCTGGGACGTCGAGATCGTGCAGGTGGTCACCCCCGGCCCGGCCACGCCCGCGCCGGAGAAGGCCGCGTCCGCGCCCCCCGCCGCCCTCGCGCCGGACTCCCCGCCCGCGCCCAAGCTCCGGCCCGCGCCCACGCCCTACGAGGCGCACCACCGGCCCACCAAGTCCCAGACGTCCCCTCCCCCGCCGGActacgcgccgccgccgccgccgcccagggCCAAGCCGGAGCCCAGGCTCTCCAAGCTCGAG TCTTCCGATTCTTTCTCTGCCCCATTGCACAAGGTGGAGGGCCGTGCAATCCACTACCACATTGCAGACGATAAGGGCGACGTAGACGATGATATCGAGAGACGCTCGTTCACCTTTAATGGCTCTAACCTGGAGGAGCTCACCCAGAAGTTACAAGAGGAAACAGGCATCGATGATCTGATCGTCTGCACACGCAGCCCTATCAGCGGGAAGCTCACTCCTCTCCTTCTGCAGCTGCCTCCCAACAATGCAGCAATGCACATTGTGCTCGTCCGCGAGTCCTCAAAAG TGGCAAAGACATTTCCGTGGCCGTATGGCTCATAA